The following are encoded in a window of Sinomonas cyclohexanicum genomic DNA:
- a CDS encoding Type 1 glutamine amidotransferase-like domain-containing protein: MKLLLTSGGVSNPTIRDALVELLGKPIAESNALCIPTAEYGHPWCTPASAWRFVTGRTPAPMTDLGWKSVGLLELTALPSMGEDRWVPWVKEADALLVDGGDATFLCHWMRESGLTDLMPSLSETVWVGVSAGSMVMTPRIGDDFVGWKGANGSDRTLGLVDFSIFPHLDHEDMPQNTIAHAERWAADIGGPAYAIDDQTAIMVLEGEATVLSEGNFTKLR, encoded by the coding sequence GTGAAGCTTCTACTGACATCCGGGGGCGTTTCCAACCCCACGATCCGCGACGCGCTCGTCGAGCTGCTCGGCAAGCCGATCGCCGAGTCGAACGCCCTGTGCATTCCGACCGCCGAGTACGGCCACCCGTGGTGCACACCCGCCTCCGCCTGGCGCTTCGTCACGGGCAGGACGCCGGCCCCCATGACGGATCTCGGCTGGAAGTCGGTGGGCCTCCTCGAGCTCACCGCGCTGCCGAGCATGGGCGAGGATCGGTGGGTCCCGTGGGTCAAGGAGGCGGACGCCCTCCTGGTTGACGGCGGCGACGCGACGTTCCTGTGCCACTGGATGCGGGAATCGGGGCTGACGGACCTGATGCCCTCGCTGTCCGAGACCGTATGGGTGGGTGTGAGCGCCGGGAGCATGGTGATGACGCCCCGGATCGGCGACGACTTCGTCGGCTGGAAGGGCGCGAACGGCAGCGACCGCACGCTCGGCCTCGTCGACTTCTCAATCTTCCCCCACCTCGACCACGAGGACATGCCACAGAATACGATCGCCCACGCTGAGCGGTGGGCCGCGGACATCGGAGGCCCGGCGTACGCCATCGATGACCAGACGGCCATCATGGTGCTCGAGGGCGAGGCCACGGTCCTCTCCGAAGGGAACTTCACGAAGCTCCGCTGA
- a CDS encoding histidine phosphatase family protein — protein sequence MRLLLIRHGETPSNLLRALDTGAPGPGLTDLGHRQAAKLIESLSDEAIGAVFTSNLHRAQLTAAPLARAVGVEALVRDGLREIAAGCLEMRTDAESMLRYVSLLEAWMRGRADEVLDGGEACSSVYSRFNAVVAEAEGLGHPTVAMVSHGAMIRTWCGHHTTNVDADFATRRNLANTGVVVLSGSTPAGWAVETWEGERIG from the coding sequence ATGAGGCTCCTGCTCATCCGGCATGGCGAGACGCCGTCCAACCTGCTGCGCGCGCTCGACACTGGCGCGCCGGGCCCGGGGCTCACCGATCTGGGGCACCGGCAGGCCGCGAAGCTCATCGAGTCCCTCTCCGACGAGGCCATCGGTGCCGTGTTCACCTCGAACCTGCACCGGGCCCAGCTGACCGCGGCACCGCTGGCCCGGGCAGTGGGGGTCGAGGCGCTGGTCAGGGACGGGCTGCGCGAGATCGCCGCGGGCTGCCTCGAGATGCGCACGGATGCCGAGTCGATGCTGCGGTACGTCTCGCTCCTCGAGGCCTGGATGCGCGGCCGCGCCGATGAGGTGCTCGACGGCGGCGAAGCCTGCTCCTCCGTCTACTCGCGGTTCAACGCCGTGGTCGCCGAGGCCGAGGGCCTCGGCCATCCCACGGTGGCGATGGTGAGCCACGGCGCCATGATCCGGACGTGGTGCGGGCACCACACGACCAACGTGGACGCCGATTTCGCCACGCGCAGGAACCTGGCCAACACCGGCGTCGTCGTGCTCTCCGGATCCACCCCTGCCGGGTGGGCGGTCGAGACGTGGGAGGGCGAGCGGATCGGCTGA
- a CDS encoding YajQ family cyclic di-GMP-binding protein: protein MADSTFDVVSKVDKQEVANALNQAQKEIAQRYDFKGVGAEIDFSGEKILMKANAEERVKAVLDVFESKLVKRGISLKSLEAGDPFASGKEYRIEASIKEGISQEHAKKISKLIRDEAPKSVKAQIQGDELRVSSKSRDDLQSTIALLKGYEDVDLQFVNFR, encoded by the coding sequence ATGGCAGATTCGACGTTCGACGTTGTCAGCAAGGTGGACAAGCAGGAGGTCGCCAACGCCCTGAACCAGGCGCAGAAGGAGATCGCCCAGCGCTACGACTTCAAGGGCGTGGGCGCCGAGATCGACTTCTCCGGCGAGAAGATCCTCATGAAGGCCAACGCCGAGGAGCGCGTCAAGGCCGTCCTGGACGTCTTCGAGTCCAAGCTCGTCAAGCGCGGCATCTCCCTGAAGTCCCTCGAGGCCGGCGACCCCTTCGCCTCCGGCAAGGAGTACCGCATCGAGGCCTCCATCAAGGAGGGGATCTCGCAGGAGCACGCCAAGAAGATCTCCAAGCTCATCCGCGACGAGGCGCCCAAGAGCGTCAAGGCCCAGATCCAGGGCGACGAGCTGCGCGTGTCCTCCAAGTCCCGCGACGACCTCCAGTCCACGATCGCCCTCCTCAAGGGATACGAGGACGTGGACCTGCAGTTCGTGAACTTCCGCTAG